DNA sequence from the Patescibacteria group bacterium genome:
AAAAAATACATGAGAACAATTTGGACATTGTTTAAAAAGGAATTAATGTCCTACTTCAATTCGCCGATTGCTTATATTTTTATCGGTGTTTTCTTGGTGGTGGGTAATTGGCTTTTTTTCAAGAGCTTTTTTTTGATTCAAGAAGCTAGTATGCGCGGTTTTTTTGATTTATTGCCGTGGATGTTTTTGTTCCTCGCACCAGCACTAACAATGCGTTTGTGGGCGGAGGAAAAAAAGCAGGGTACGATTGAATTTTTATTGACTTTGCCGGTGACCGACTGGCAAGTGGTGTTGGCTAAATTTTTCGGCGCCTTGTCGTTTTTGTTGATAACCCTACTTTTAACTTTAACTTTGCCGATTACGATTGCATCTTTAGGTAATGTTGATTTCGGCCCGGTTATCGGTGGTTATATTGGGGCGATTTTCTTGGGAGGTGCTTATTTGGCATTGGGGTTATTTATATCTTCTTTAACCAAGAATCAGATCATTGCTTTTATTCTGGGTTTAGTGGCAAGCTTTGTCGCTTTTATGGTTGGAGCTGATTTTATCTTAATTGGTGCACCAAAATTTTTAGTGCCAGTGATGAGCTTTCTTGGACTAGGTAATCATTTTTACAATATTTCCAAGGGTGTAATTGATTCCAAGGATATTATTTATTACGGTTCTTTTATTTTCTTCTTTCTTTGGATGAATACGAAAATAATCGAAGCGCGTGGTTGGAAATAATTTAACTAATGATAATATAATTATTGATAAATATATGAATGAAAAAAATACTAAAAAAATAAAGAAGACCGATTTGTCCATTACAGTTTTGCTTGTTTTGGGAATTATTTTGGTTGTTAATTTCTTTTCTTATCAACTTTTTACGAGATTTGATTTGACGCAGAATAAAAATTTTTCTATTTCTCCAGTTAGCAAAAAGACTGTTAAAGAGTTGGCTGACGTAGTGAATGTAAAAGTTTATTTTAGTGATAATTTACCAAGCCAAGTTTTGGGGTTGAAGCAAGAAGTTAAAGACATGCTTGGCGAGTATGCGGCTTTTTCTAATGGCAAGATAAATGTAGAATATATTAATCCAGCGAGTGATGAAAAAACACAGCAGGAATTATACATGATCGGCATTCCACAGGTTACTTTTCAGGTATATGAAAAAGATAAGGCGCAGACCGTTAATGCTTATTTTGGTATTGCGATTAGTTATGGTGATAAGACTGAGGCCATTCCAACAATCCAAAAAGAAGCTTCCGGACTTGAGTATCAGTTAACTACGGCAATCAAAAAAGTAATTAGTGAGCGCATTGCGACTGTTGGTATTGTGACTAGTCATGAGACAGTTGGCTTGGAAGATGCCATGAGCTCAGCTTATAAAGCTTTACAAGAGTTATATACAGTGCAAAAAGTTGAAGTGAAGGATGATGTTGATATTTCTAGTGATATCAATACCTTGGTTATTGTGGGCGCAAAAGATAAATTTACTGACAAGCAAATTGCGAAGATTGAAAAATTTGTTAATGCTGGCGGTTCACTTTTGGTGTTTCAGGATGGTGTGATGGTTGAGCAGGGTTTAAAAACAAACAAGTCTGATCTTAGCTTGAATAAATTATTTGCGAAATATGGCTTAAAGGTTAATCAAGACTTGGTGGCTGATAATCGTAGCGGCATGGCATCGTTTACACAAGGATTTTTGTCATTTTCTGTGCCGTATCCGTTCTGGCCAAAAATTACCAAAGATGGCTTCAATCAAAATGAGACCGCGGTTAGTAGTTTAACCTCAGTTCTTTTGCCTTGGGTTAGCTCAGTTGAAGTGATCAAGGCGCAAGACAACAAGTCTTATTCCAAATTAGCCTATACTACGCCAAAGGCCTGGAATGTTACTGATAATTTTAACGTTACACCTAATAACTTGGCCGCACCGACAGCACAAAAAGAATATGCTATGGCGATGTCAGTGTCCGGTAAAGCTGATTTTGATAGCGAAAATCAGAAAGATCAGTTTTTGGGCAAATTAATTGTGGTGGGCGATAGTGATTTTGTTCAGGAGAATTTCCTTCGACAAAGTCCTGATAATTTAACATTCTTCCAAAATTTAGTTGATAGTGTTAGTTTGGACAACGCCTTGATTGAAATTCGCTCAAAGGTGGTTTCTTCTCGACCAATTAAAGAAGGTTTGACAGATTCGACCATTGCCATGATTCGATATTTTAATGTTTTTGGTGTGACGGTTATTGTAGTTGCCTTTGGCGTGATTCGTTATTTTTCGAGAAGAAAAAACAAATTTGTAGATGAGTTATAATTATTAATATATTTTCATGAAAATTTTAAAGTTTGGCGCCATTTGGTGCTCGGAGTGTATTGTTATGAAATCAATCTGGGATGAGATTGAGGAAGAAATTTTTGATTTTGATACAGAATCTTTTGATGCCGACGAGCATTATGATGATTTCAAAAAATATGATATCGAAAAAATTCCGGTATATATTTTTATGGATGACAACGGCAGTGAGGTGGCCAGACTCGAAGGTCCTCAAAACAAAGAGGATATTATTGAATTATTAGATGAACATATTAACAAATAAATACACCCACCGTTACTAAGACTGCGGCGCGGTAGTGAAAAATATGACAAAAAAGAATTTAATTTTAGGAGGCGTATTAGCTGTTTTGGTTTTGTCAGCGTATATTTTTAATGGTCCTTTTGCGGACTGGAAAAAAAATTTAAACCGACCGAAAAATTTTGTGTCCGGATTTCAAGCGGGCGATATTGATAAGATTGATATTGAGAAAGATGGTAAAAAAATTAATATTGAAAAGGTTGATGTGGCCGTTGGAAGCTCTACTGAGCAAAAATGGAAAATTTCCGGCACTAAGGATTTTTATTTAACCAAGGATGCGGCTGATAAAATCACAACCTCAATTAGAGAGTTGTTGGCGGCAAAATTGGATTTGATCAGTGAAAATAAGGATAAGAAAAAGGATTTCGAGGTTGATGATAATGGCATAAAAGTGTCTTTGAAAAAAGGGGACAATGTGGTAACTGATTTTGTTATTGGTAAAATGACAAGTGATTATGCTGGCGTCTTTCTCTCAAAGAACGACCTTGATAGGATTTATTCTGTAAAAATTATGGCTTTAAATTTTGCTTTTTCCGAGGATAATATTTATGATAAGGCTATCTTTAAGATTGCGGCCGACAAGGTTAGTAAAATTAGGTTTCAATATCCAGGCCAAGAATTTATTATTGAGAAGAAGAGTGACCAGTGGACTATCACTAAGCCAAAGCCATCCGCAATTAATAGAGCTAAGGTGGACAGTGTAGTTAATTTATTAGCTGATTTAACAGCAGCTGAAATTCCAGCTCAAACTTTTGAAGGAACCGGATTGGAAAAACATGAAATCATTGTGCAAGTAACAGGTGATGGTATTGATGATACGATTATCGTGGGTGGTAAAAATGATAAAGGTCTGTATTATGCCAAGACGGGTAATTCAGACAATATCTATTTAATTAGCAAGGAGAATAGGGATGCGTTAAATAAAAAAATGCAAGATTTAAAATAGTTATGTTTTTTTAAAAAGACGCTCGCTGGAATGAGCGTCTTTTTTAATTGTAGTGATAATTTATCAATTTGACTTACTGCTCCAATGTGTGCTAATATACTTATATATTGATAAAATAACCAAAAGAGATCGGCACTTTTGGTAAAATTGAATAAAAAGGTGCTCCGACCTTAAGTTGGAGAAACTAGATGGAACCGCGGGGTTAA
Encoded proteins:
- a CDS encoding ABC transporter permease — translated: MRTIWTLFKKELMSYFNSPIAYIFIGVFLVVGNWLFFKSFFLIQEASMRGFFDLLPWMFLFLAPALTMRLWAEEKKQGTIEFLLTLPVTDWQVVLAKFFGALSFLLITLLLTLTLPITIASLGNVDFGPVIGGYIGAIFLGGAYLALGLFISSLTKNQIIAFILGLVASFVAFMVGADFILIGAPKFLVPVMSFLGLGNHFYNISKGVIDSKDIIYYGSFIFFFLWMNTKIIEARGWK
- a CDS encoding GldG family protein translates to MNEKNTKKIKKTDLSITVLLVLGIILVVNFFSYQLFTRFDLTQNKNFSISPVSKKTVKELADVVNVKVYFSDNLPSQVLGLKQEVKDMLGEYAAFSNGKINVEYINPASDEKTQQELYMIGIPQVTFQVYEKDKAQTVNAYFGIAISYGDKTEAIPTIQKEASGLEYQLTTAIKKVISERIATVGIVTSHETVGLEDAMSSAYKALQELYTVQKVEVKDDVDISSDINTLVIVGAKDKFTDKQIAKIEKFVNAGGSLLVFQDGVMVEQGLKTNKSDLSLNKLFAKYGLKVNQDLVADNRSGMASFTQGFLSFSVPYPFWPKITKDGFNQNETAVSSLTSVLLPWVSSVEVIKAQDNKSYSKLAYTTPKAWNVTDNFNVTPNNLAAPTAQKEYAMAMSVSGKADFDSENQKDQFLGKLIVVGDSDFVQENFLRQSPDNLTFFQNLVDSVSLDNALIEIRSKVVSSRPIKEGLTDSTIAMIRYFNVFGVTVIVVAFGVIRYFSRRKNKFVDEL
- a CDS encoding thioredoxin family protein, which gives rise to MKILKFGAIWCSECIVMKSIWDEIEEEIFDFDTESFDADEHYDDFKKYDIEKIPVYIFMDDNGSEVARLEGPQNKEDIIELLDEHINK
- a CDS encoding DUF4340 domain-containing protein, which translates into the protein MTKKNLILGGVLAVLVLSAYIFNGPFADWKKNLNRPKNFVSGFQAGDIDKIDIEKDGKKINIEKVDVAVGSSTEQKWKISGTKDFYLTKDAADKITTSIRELLAAKLDLISENKDKKKDFEVDDNGIKVSLKKGDNVVTDFVIGKMTSDYAGVFLSKNDLDRIYSVKIMALNFAFSEDNIYDKAIFKIAADKVSKIRFQYPGQEFIIEKKSDQWTITKPKPSAINRAKVDSVVNLLADLTAAEIPAQTFEGTGLEKHEIIVQVTGDGIDDTIIVGGKNDKGLYYAKTGNSDNIYLISKENRDALNKKMQDLK